The Zavarzinella sp. sequence TGGCAGTCCGATTGGCGGTGGTGGGTGCAACTGGTGCAGTGGGTGAACTGATACGTTCCGTTATTCTGGAATACCAGATTCCATTTGAATCGATCATATTTCTTGCTTCTGCTCGAAGTGCAGGTAAATCGATCGAATGGAATGGCAAAACATATCATATCGAACCGATTTCACCAGAAAAGTTTCGCGATGTCAATCTGGTACTTTCCAGCACCCCCAGTTCGGTCAGCAAAGAATTCAGCCCTGTTGCTGCCGCCGCAGGCGCAATTGTTGTCGATAATTCTTCTGCCTGGCGCATGGATCCCCAGGTGCCATTGGTGGTGCCTGAAGTAAACTCCCACGAACTCGCAAATATCCCAAAGCGAATTATTGCTAACCCGAACTGCGTTGCAATTCCACTGACGGTTGCCTTAAATCCGCTGCGAGCGATCGCTCCAATCCAACGGGTGGTAGTTTCTACTTATCAGTCTTCTTCCGGGAAAGGTGCGAAAGGTTTGGCTGATTTTGAAGCTCAAGTGGAACCATGGGCTCAAAACCAGCCAGTGCCGGCTCCCACGTCTCATAAAGCACAATTAGCGGGCAATGTGATTACCTTGGATTGGACTTTGGATGCCAATGGATATACCGAAGAGGAAAACAAGGTCATCGCAGAAACCTGTAAGATCCTAAATCAACCCGAACTGAAAATCTCACCTACCTGCGTGCGGGTGCCGGTGAAAATCAGCCACAGTATTTCTGCCAATGTTGAATTTTCTACTCCTGTCTCAGCGGAAAAAGCGAAGGAAATTTTGGCTGCTGCCCCAGGTGTGGTGCTGTTGGATGAATGGCGGGGCGAATTTCCTCAACCACTTCTGGCAACCGGAAGTGATGCCACATTTGTGGGCCGGGTGCGACATGACCCAGGCAATCCCAATGCACTGAATCTCTGGATCGTAGCCGATAATCTGCGGAAAGGTGCTGCCAGCAATGCTGTGCAGATTGCCAAAAAACTCATTCAGATGGGCCTTGTGGGCTGATATCGCCTGATTTCAATGCATAAATACAAGTTATCAATCAGCTACGATGGCACAGATTTTCATGGTTGGCAGTCACAGCCAGATCACCGAACGGTTCAGGATCAATTAGAAACGGCGATAACTAAATTACTCGGCCACCGCCCCCACATGGTAGGAAGCGGGCGAACTGATGCAGGAGTGCATGCCCTTGGTCAAGTGGCGCATTTTCAGACATCCCTTAAACTATTGCCTGAGGTCGTCTTAAAAGTATTCCGGTTTAACTTGCCGGACGATGTGGTTGTATGGGATTGTGTTGAAGTGCCGTTGAGTTTTCACGCAATCAAGGATGCAGTATCGAAGCGTTACCGATATGTCATCCAGGATGGGGATATCCGCAACCCATTTACTCGCAATCACTGCACCCGCGTGCGTACTGTTCTTGATATTGAATTAATGAGAAAAGCATTAAAGGCGATCCTTGGCACGCACGATTTTCGTTGTTTTGAAACGAATTGGCCTAATCGTACCAGCAGCGTACGCACCATTATCGACGTGGCGGTGGAACGAGTTAATAATCTTGTACATATCGAGGTGGAAGCGGATGGCTTTCTCTATAACATGGTGCGTGCCATTGCAGGAACATTGATTCGAATTGGCAGAAAATTCTGGCCGGTGAACGCCATGGAAGAAATAGTCATCAGTATGGACCGAAATAAAGCGGGCCCCACAGCGCCAGCTACAGGATTATTTCTTCTGTATGTGAAATACCCGGAACAGAATTTGGAAACAGTTAGTCAGTCACTAATTTGAGGTGGGGACTACTTCTTTGGAACGAGACGGGGTGTCGGGCCATCTTCTGTAGGTTGTTTTTCACCTGAAGGTAAACTGGCTTTCAATTTCATCGCTTCTTCCAGCGAGTTCTGAGCAGATTTTAATTTCTCCATGGCTGCAGTGCGGGCAGATTCGGCATCTTTTAATGCATTTTCTGCTGCCTTTACCGCTGCCTGAGCTTCAGCCACAGCCTCGTTTACGTAGGTGGTTTGACTCGATTTGATCATATCAGGCAACAATTTCTGCACTGTTTCAGAAGGAATGGCATACGATTCCGTCCTGCCGGCACGTGCGATGTTGATTCCAAGTACGTTGCCATCGAGATCTACCAACGGACCACCACAATCTTCGGGAGCAATCACAATGTCGTGTTGCAGAATGATTGGAAAGCCATTTCGACGTTCACTCAGTTTGCTACCCATTGAATTTTGGATATCACCCCGGCTTTTCCCTTTCGGCAGCAATTCTTTAGGTCGAGCACCCAAGGTTGCTTTCAACACCAGCACTTTGGTTTCGCGTTCGATGGTCAACTCGATGGTTTGCCCTGCTTTGGTGCCGAGCAGCGTATTAATAAGGCTCTCACCATTGGTAATTTTTGTGGCATCTACTTTCAAAATCACGTCGTTAGCTAATAATCCCGCTTTGGCGGCGGCAGAATCAGGAGTAACGCTCGAAATTTGAGCATTCGGTGCCTCAACATTAAGCTGAATTCCCAGAAAACCACTGTTTGCAGTAGGTGTCCGTCGCATCCCATAAGGTGGGGGTAGATCTCTGGTGGCAACGCTGATGACACCCACGCCAGCCGGTTTATCGCCATTACTGACAGCTGCAACCCAATTGCCTACCAGGCCCACTTCACTTTTGGCAAATTGAATGGGAACAATGTCTTTTGCTTTGATTTTGATTAATGCTAAGTCATAAATTTCATCTTTGGCAGTAACCAGGCCGGTAAGTTTTTCACCTTTGGCAGATATCACATTTAATTTAACCGCATCGCCAAGTTCGCTGGCTTTGGTAACCAGATAACCATCTTTGGTTACCGCAGTTGCCAGGGCAACATTTTTGTCATCAACCTGCAGACGATAAACGGAAACAGATGGATCTTTGACGACGGTCCGAAAAAGGTCGATGAATTTATCGTTCGATTTGACCGTAATTGGTGGGCCATCGGACTGTGCAAATAAGGCGGTTGTCCAACCAGCCATCAGCACCATGAGGATGATTTTTTTCATGGTTGCTCTCCTGATTTATAAGTTCGAAAAAGTACTTGTTAAAGACTCGTTATTCCGGGCGCTTGACTAATTTGGCAGTAAGTTCAATCTCTTTGCCTTCACGTAACACCAGAAACTTAGCAGATTGCCCGGGTCGTTTCTTTTTCAGGAGGTTAATCATGTCTTCGTAGAGTTTCACGGCAGCGCCATCGA is a genomic window containing:
- a CDS encoding PDZ domain-containing protein, with protein sequence MKKIILMVLMAGWTTALFAQSDGPPITVKSNDKFIDLFRTVVKDPSVSVYRLQVDDKNVALATAVTKDGYLVTKASELGDAVKLNVISAKGEKLTGLVTAKDEIYDLALIKIKAKDIVPIQFAKSEVGLVGNWVAAVSNGDKPAGVGVISVATRDLPPPYGMRRTPTANSGFLGIQLNVEAPNAQISSVTPDSAAAKAGLLANDVILKVDATKITNGESLINTLLGTKAGQTIELTIERETKVLVLKATLGARPKELLPKGKSRGDIQNSMGSKLSERRNGFPIILQHDIVIAPEDCGGPLVDLDGNVLGINIARAGRTESYAIPSETVQKLLPDMIKSSQTTYVNEAVAEAQAAVKAAENALKDAESARTAAMEKLKSAQNSLEEAMKLKASLPSGEKQPTEDGPTPRLVPKK
- a CDS encoding aspartate-semialdehyde dehydrogenase, producing the protein MAVRLAVVGATGAVGELIRSVILEYQIPFESIIFLASARSAGKSIEWNGKTYHIEPISPEKFRDVNLVLSSTPSSVSKEFSPVAAAAGAIVVDNSSAWRMDPQVPLVVPEVNSHELANIPKRIIANPNCVAIPLTVALNPLRAIAPIQRVVVSTYQSSSGKGAKGLADFEAQVEPWAQNQPVPAPTSHKAQLAGNVITLDWTLDANGYTEEENKVIAETCKILNQPELKISPTCVRVPVKISHSISANVEFSTPVSAEKAKEILAAAPGVVLLDEWRGEFPQPLLATGSDATFVGRVRHDPGNPNALNLWIVADNLRKGAASNAVQIAKKLIQMGLVG
- the truA gene encoding tRNA pseudouridine(38-40) synthase TruA codes for the protein MHKYKLSISYDGTDFHGWQSQPDHRTVQDQLETAITKLLGHRPHMVGSGRTDAGVHALGQVAHFQTSLKLLPEVVLKVFRFNLPDDVVVWDCVEVPLSFHAIKDAVSKRYRYVIQDGDIRNPFTRNHCTRVRTVLDIELMRKALKAILGTHDFRCFETNWPNRTSSVRTIIDVAVERVNNLVHIEVEADGFLYNMVRAIAGTLIRIGRKFWPVNAMEEIVISMDRNKAGPTAPATGLFLLYVKYPEQNLETVSQSLI